The Tripterygium wilfordii isolate XIE 37 chromosome 17, ASM1340144v1, whole genome shotgun sequence genome has a window encoding:
- the LOC119982803 gene encoding regulator of nonsense transcripts UPF3-like isoform X1, with amino-acid sequence MKGGSDRTKVVLRHLPPAISEAMLMGQIDSVVAGRYNWVSFRPGKNSLKRQTYSRAYIDFKRPEDVLDFAEFFNGHVFVNEKGTQFKTIIEYAPSQRVPQQWSKKDGREGTIQKDPEYLEFLEFIAKPVENLPSAEIQLERREAERAGTAKDPPIITPLMDFVRQKRAAKIGSRQQRLSSNGKLRSRSVEISGGSSSSASSKQGSEKKRGSKTMYVPRDSTKSISGKDKFTYMLVSRQVDQRVSAAEGEGLEDESGVSGSTDSDKKKVLLLKGKEREILHHQNMTTPIKNLYGPSAFKQNQRHEAAGKTVRSILVNKDSRLSQSGGIQSEQKIHTSVLEKDRRPPRSPTIQFVSKDMNGASDDKLVGDNLHGLHGEKEKRARNKDRPERVVWTPLRRSDGSDTSDESLSSSASQPSHTLSDSLEGRHEDLGINAASARRGEVKVFGSGRSSHSSSDNNGFTKHVVRRVTSHFAKDTDGSLVLSEGKSSRRSSTTSYGSHEKQVWVQKSGSGS; translated from the exons ATGAAGGGCGGGTCGGATCGGACCAAGGTGGTGTTGCGTCACCTGCCACCGGCGATATCTGAAGCTATGCTCATGGGGCAGATTGATTCTGTCGTCGCGGGACGCTACAACTGGGTCTCGTTTCGCCCAGGGAAGAACAG TCTGAAGCGTCAAACTTATTCAAGAGCATATATTGACTTCAAAAGGCCAGAGGATGTTTTGGACTTTGCTGAGTTCTTTAACGGTCATGTTTTTGTTAACGAGAAAG ggACTCAGTTCAAAACTATTATTGAGTATGCCCCTTCGCAGCGAGTTCCACAGCAGTGGTCGAAGAAAGATGGTCGTGAAGGGACAATACAAAAgg ATCCTGAGTATCTGGAGTTTCTTGAATTTATTGCAAAGCCTGTTGAGAATCTTCCGAGTGCAGAGATACAATTGGAGAGGAGAGAAGCAGAACGAGCTG GCACTGCAAAAGACCCTCCTATAATAACTCCTCTAATGGACTTTGTTCGACAGAAAAGAGCTGCTAAGATCGGATCTCGG CAGCAGAGATTATCATCTAATGGGAAACTGAGGAGCAGGAGTGTTGAAATATCAGGTGGAAGTTCTAGCTCAGCTTCATCCAAGCAGGGTTCTGAAAAGAAAAGGGGGTCCAAGACAATG TATGTACCGAGGGACAGTACGAAAAGTATCAGTGGCAAAGACAAATTTACTTACATGCTAGTTTCAAGGCAAGTTGATCAGCGGGTTTCTGCAGCTGAAGGGGAAGGACTCGAAGATGAAAGTG GAGTTTCTGGAAGTACCGACTCGGATAAGAAGAAAGTCCTGCTGCTgaaagggaaagagagagaaattttaCAT CATCAGAATATGACAACTccaattaaaaatttatatgGCCCGAGTGCATTTAAGCAAAACCAACGACATGAAGCTGCTGGAAAGACTGTAAGAAGCATACTTGTTAACAAAGACTCCCGCCTAAGTCAATCTGGTGGGATTCAGTCAGAGCAGAAAATCCATACTTCTGTTTTGGAAAAGGATAGACGTCCTCCTCGGTCTCCAACTATACAATTTGTGTCAAAGGATATGAATGGGGCTTCAGATGACAAGTTGGTTGGGGATAACTTGCATGGTCTTCACGGTGAGAAGGAGAAGCGTGCAAGAAATAAGGATAGACCTGAACGTGTAGTATGGACTCCTCTTCGTCGATCTGATGGATCAGACACGAGTGATGAGTCATTATCATCATCTGCTTCTCAACCGTCACATACACTGTCAGATTCTTTGGAAG GAAGACACGAAGATCTCGGAATTAACGCAGCAAGTGCCAGGAGAGGGGAAGTTAAGGTCTTTGGAAGTGGACGTAGCAGTCATTCTTCTTCAGATAATAATG GATTCACTAAACATGTTGTTCGTCGTGTAACTTCGCATTTTGCAAAGGACACCGATGGCTCATTAGTACTTAGTGAGGGAAAGTCTTCAAGAAGAAGCAGTACTACTAGCTATGGTTCCCATGAG AAACAAGTTTGGGTTCAAAAGTCAGGTTCTGGTTCGTAG
- the LOC119982803 gene encoding regulator of nonsense transcripts UPF3-like isoform X2: MKGGSDRTKVVLRHLPPAISEAMLMGQIDSVVAGRYNWVSFRPGKNSLKRQTYSRAYIDFKRPEDVLDFAEFFNGHVFVNEKGTQFKTIIEYAPSQRVPQQWSKKDGREGTIQKDPEYLEFLEFIAKPVENLPSAEIQLERREAERAGTAKDPPIITPLMDFVRQKRAAKIGSRQRLSSNGKLRSRSVEISGGSSSSASSKQGSEKKRGSKTMYVPRDSTKSISGKDKFTYMLVSRQVDQRVSAAEGEGLEDESGVSGSTDSDKKKVLLLKGKEREILHHQNMTTPIKNLYGPSAFKQNQRHEAAGKTVRSILVNKDSRLSQSGGIQSEQKIHTSVLEKDRRPPRSPTIQFVSKDMNGASDDKLVGDNLHGLHGEKEKRARNKDRPERVVWTPLRRSDGSDTSDESLSSSASQPSHTLSDSLEGRHEDLGINAASARRGEVKVFGSGRSSHSSSDNNGFTKHVVRRVTSHFAKDTDGSLVLSEGKSSRRSSTTSYGSHEKQVWVQKSGSGS; the protein is encoded by the exons ATGAAGGGCGGGTCGGATCGGACCAAGGTGGTGTTGCGTCACCTGCCACCGGCGATATCTGAAGCTATGCTCATGGGGCAGATTGATTCTGTCGTCGCGGGACGCTACAACTGGGTCTCGTTTCGCCCAGGGAAGAACAG TCTGAAGCGTCAAACTTATTCAAGAGCATATATTGACTTCAAAAGGCCAGAGGATGTTTTGGACTTTGCTGAGTTCTTTAACGGTCATGTTTTTGTTAACGAGAAAG ggACTCAGTTCAAAACTATTATTGAGTATGCCCCTTCGCAGCGAGTTCCACAGCAGTGGTCGAAGAAAGATGGTCGTGAAGGGACAATACAAAAgg ATCCTGAGTATCTGGAGTTTCTTGAATTTATTGCAAAGCCTGTTGAGAATCTTCCGAGTGCAGAGATACAATTGGAGAGGAGAGAAGCAGAACGAGCTG GCACTGCAAAAGACCCTCCTATAATAACTCCTCTAATGGACTTTGTTCGACAGAAAAGAGCTGCTAAGATCGGATCTCGG CAGAGATTATCATCTAATGGGAAACTGAGGAGCAGGAGTGTTGAAATATCAGGTGGAAGTTCTAGCTCAGCTTCATCCAAGCAGGGTTCTGAAAAGAAAAGGGGGTCCAAGACAATG TATGTACCGAGGGACAGTACGAAAAGTATCAGTGGCAAAGACAAATTTACTTACATGCTAGTTTCAAGGCAAGTTGATCAGCGGGTTTCTGCAGCTGAAGGGGAAGGACTCGAAGATGAAAGTG GAGTTTCTGGAAGTACCGACTCGGATAAGAAGAAAGTCCTGCTGCTgaaagggaaagagagagaaattttaCAT CATCAGAATATGACAACTccaattaaaaatttatatgGCCCGAGTGCATTTAAGCAAAACCAACGACATGAAGCTGCTGGAAAGACTGTAAGAAGCATACTTGTTAACAAAGACTCCCGCCTAAGTCAATCTGGTGGGATTCAGTCAGAGCAGAAAATCCATACTTCTGTTTTGGAAAAGGATAGACGTCCTCCTCGGTCTCCAACTATACAATTTGTGTCAAAGGATATGAATGGGGCTTCAGATGACAAGTTGGTTGGGGATAACTTGCATGGTCTTCACGGTGAGAAGGAGAAGCGTGCAAGAAATAAGGATAGACCTGAACGTGTAGTATGGACTCCTCTTCGTCGATCTGATGGATCAGACACGAGTGATGAGTCATTATCATCATCTGCTTCTCAACCGTCACATACACTGTCAGATTCTTTGGAAG GAAGACACGAAGATCTCGGAATTAACGCAGCAAGTGCCAGGAGAGGGGAAGTTAAGGTCTTTGGAAGTGGACGTAGCAGTCATTCTTCTTCAGATAATAATG GATTCACTAAACATGTTGTTCGTCGTGTAACTTCGCATTTTGCAAAGGACACCGATGGCTCATTAGTACTTAGTGAGGGAAAGTCTTCAAGAAGAAGCAGTACTACTAGCTATGGTTCCCATGAG AAACAAGTTTGGGTTCAAAAGTCAGGTTCTGGTTCGTAG